One part of the Deltaproteobacteria bacterium genome encodes these proteins:
- a CDS encoding cytochrome P450 codes for MDAAGIFTVPEAYADAERWHAVAARLRRDVPVCRVEAPDFPPFYALTKHADILEIERQPERFLNTSRSILAPLSRPGPDSMVKTLVNIDGDEHRAYRGMTNEWFKPGNLRRSFEPRIAALAKQFVGRMAELGGTCDFALDIARYYPLRVIMSILGVPEADEPLMLDLTQRIFGADDPDFGSGRSSEALAATFNELFTYFNRITAERRARPTDDLASAIANGKLPGGKPLGDAGTVGYYAIVATAGHDTTASTLAAGFEALIRNPEQLALLQREPERIPNAVEEMIRWVTPVRHFLRHAQEDYTLRGVRIHKGDVLLLSYLSANRDEEVFADGRRFDVTRANASDHIAFGTGVHFCLGALLARMELNHFFRELLPRLESIELTGPTEYTAAIFVGAPKKIPIRYRMR; via the coding sequence ATGGACGCTGCCGGCATCTTCACGGTTCCCGAGGCATACGCCGACGCCGAGCGATGGCACGCTGTCGCCGCGCGCCTGCGCCGCGACGTACCGGTATGCCGCGTCGAGGCGCCGGACTTCCCGCCGTTCTACGCGCTCACGAAGCACGCCGACATCCTCGAGATCGAGCGTCAACCCGAGCGCTTTCTGAACACCTCGCGCTCGATCCTCGCGCCGCTCTCGCGCCCCGGTCCCGACTCGATGGTGAAAACGCTCGTGAACATCGACGGCGACGAGCACCGCGCGTACCGCGGCATGACCAACGAGTGGTTCAAGCCCGGCAACCTCCGCCGCTCGTTCGAGCCGCGCATCGCCGCGCTTGCGAAGCAGTTCGTGGGCCGCATGGCCGAGCTCGGCGGCACGTGCGACTTCGCGCTCGACATCGCGCGCTACTACCCGCTGCGCGTGATCATGAGCATCCTCGGCGTGCCCGAGGCGGACGAGCCGCTGATGCTCGACCTGACGCAGCGCATCTTCGGCGCCGACGACCCGGACTTCGGCAGCGGGCGATCGAGCGAGGCGTTGGCCGCGACGTTCAACGAGCTCTTCACGTACTTCAACCGCATCACCGCCGAGCGCCGCGCGCGTCCGACAGACGATCTCGCCAGCGCGATCGCCAATGGCAAGCTCCCTGGCGGGAAACCGCTCGGCGACGCCGGCACCGTCGGCTACTACGCCATCGTCGCGACCGCCGGGCACGACACCACAGCGAGCACGCTCGCGGCAGGCTTCGAGGCACTGATCCGCAACCCCGAGCAGCTCGCGCTGCTGCAGCGCGAGCCCGAGCGCATCCCGAACGCCGTCGAGGAGATGATTCGCTGGGTCACGCCGGTGCGGCACTTCCTGCGCCACGCGCAGGAGGACTACACGTTGCGCGGCGTGCGCATCCACAAGGGCGACGTGCTGCTGCTGTCGTACCTGTCCGCGAACCGCGACGAGGAGGTGTTCGCCGACGGCCGGCGTTTCGACGTGACGCGCGCCAACGCGTCCGACCACATCGCCTTCGGCACGGGCGTGCACTTCTGCCTGGGCGCGCTGCTCGCGCGCATGGAGCTCAATCACTTCTTCCGCGAGCTGCTGCCGCGACTCGAGTCGATCGAGCTCACCGGGCCGACTGAGTACACCGCCGCGATCTTCGTGGGCGCGCCGAAGAAGATCCCGATCCGCTACCGGATGCGCTGA
- a CDS encoding HPF/RaiA family ribosome-associated protein: MSDAVVAVHLKDMTVIDAVRELVERRCTDLADEFPELTHVHVTLSPDGRGHHASLHATGKRTEIASHAHAPEPGHAADQVLDKVRHQLRRTHDKHIYTQRRRARHIRVA, translated from the coding sequence ATGAGCGATGCAGTCGTTGCAGTGCACCTCAAGGACATGACGGTGATCGATGCGGTGCGCGAGCTCGTCGAGAGACGCTGTACCGATCTGGCGGATGAGTTCCCCGAGCTGACGCACGTACACGTCACGCTCTCGCCCGACGGCCGCGGGCATCACGCGAGCTTGCACGCGACGGGCAAGCGCACCGAGATCGCGAGCCACGCGCATGCGCCGGAGCCCGGGCACGCCGCGGACCAAGTGCTCGACAAGGTTCGGCACCAGCTGCGGCGCACGCACGACAAGCACATCTACACGCAGCGCCGCCGCGCCCGTCACATCCGCGTGGCGTAG
- a CDS encoding zinc ribbon domain-containing protein, with protein sequence MPVYEYQCTACQHEFEREQRISEAAIKKCPKCGKAKAKRLISRTSFVLKGGGWYGDLYASQKPSSESKDKTETAPAAKSDSAAAGEAKSEPAKAETKSEAKPEKKSKGKKAAA encoded by the coding sequence ATGCCCGTCTACGAGTACCAATGCACGGCCTGCCAGCACGAGTTCGAGCGCGAGCAGCGCATCAGCGAGGCCGCGATCAAGAAGTGCCCGAAGTGCGGCAAGGCGAAGGCGAAGCGTCTGATCTCGCGTACTTCGTTCGTGCTGAAGGGCGGCGGTTGGTACGGCGACCTCTACGCGAGCCAGAAGCCGAGCAGCGAGAGCAAGGACAAGACGGAGACCGCGCCGGCCGCGAAGAGCGACAGCGCCGCGGCGGGCGAAGCGAAGAGCGAGCCGGCGAAGGCGGAGACGAAGAGCGAGGCCAAGCCAGAGAAGAAGAGCAAGGGCAAGAAGGCAGCGGCCTGA
- a CDS encoding DUF1971 domain-containing protein → MRELPANVRVYKRTPELDAATTPAGLLRNHTTRAGVWGRVVVLEGELSFRSLAEPILERVLTPDRGVVIPPEHPHEVALRGPVRFFVEFLRDDTT, encoded by the coding sequence ATGCGAGAGCTCCCCGCGAACGTGCGCGTCTACAAGCGCACGCCAGAGTTGGATGCGGCGACCACGCCCGCGGGTCTGCTGCGAAACCACACGACGAGGGCGGGCGTGTGGGGTCGCGTGGTGGTGCTCGAAGGCGAGTTGTCATTCCGCTCGCTCGCGGAGCCGATCCTCGAGCGCGTGCTCACCCCCGATCGCGGCGTCGTGATTCCGCCCGAGCATCCGCACGAGGTTGCACTGCGCGGGCCGGTGCGCTTCTTCGTGGAGTTCCTGCGCGACGACACGACCTGA
- a CDS encoding serine hydrolase — MRRLAAFLLALALAAAALAQPPQRFPLPAQRLDVPYPTRGWARGDPKNADHIAIEVALGKLFAPKSTKGIPDTRAVLVVQGGRLVAEQYAKGFDARTRFRSWSAAKSVVNAWVGILVRDGLASLDEPLDAREWRSRADDPRRAVTVRHALQMTTGLENADGDGGPTSFGADLLFGNASGDTALAASQPALGVPPGTRWAYSTGTTQLLSRFVVDRAGEDVRAFVKRELYDPLGMHSFVVEHDRAGTPLVGAFAWGTAQDWARLGLLYLRDGVWETGRILPQGWVDFTRTPADVHNNGTYGAHFWINAPPGPEQHAHFGAGLDSFEMNGNAGQFVILVPSRDLVVVRFGEMNATSWDALRSGLRELIEAFAPLGAPARSGGHGH, encoded by the coding sequence ATGCGCAGACTCGCCGCGTTTCTCCTCGCACTCGCGCTGGCCGCCGCCGCGCTCGCGCAGCCCCCGCAGCGCTTCCCGCTACCCGCGCAGCGACTCGACGTGCCGTACCCGACGCGCGGCTGGGCGAGGGGCGACCCGAAGAACGCCGACCACATCGCGATCGAAGTCGCGCTCGGCAAGCTGTTCGCGCCAAAGAGCACGAAGGGAATTCCGGACACGCGCGCGGTGCTCGTCGTGCAGGGCGGGCGGCTCGTGGCGGAGCAATACGCGAAGGGGTTCGACGCGCGCACGCGATTCCGCTCGTGGTCGGCGGCCAAGAGCGTCGTCAACGCGTGGGTGGGCATTCTTGTGCGCGACGGTCTCGCCTCGCTCGACGAGCCACTCGACGCGCGCGAGTGGCGCTCGCGCGCGGACGATCCGCGCCGCGCAGTCACGGTGCGCCACGCGCTGCAGATGACGACGGGCCTCGAGAATGCGGACGGCGACGGCGGGCCGACCAGCTTCGGCGCCGACTTGTTGTTCGGGAACGCCTCGGGCGACACCGCCCTCGCCGCCTCTCAGCCCGCGCTCGGCGTGCCGCCGGGCACGCGCTGGGCATACAGCACGGGCACGACGCAGCTGCTCTCGCGCTTCGTCGTCGACCGCGCGGGCGAAGACGTGCGCGCGTTCGTGAAGCGCGAGCTGTACGACCCGCTCGGCATGCACTCCTTCGTAGTCGAGCACGACCGTGCGGGCACGCCGCTCGTCGGCGCGTTCGCGTGGGGCACGGCGCAGGACTGGGCGCGCCTGGGTCTCCTGTATCTGCGCGACGGCGTGTGGGAGACGGGGCGCATCCTGCCGCAGGGCTGGGTCGACTTCACGCGCACGCCGGCGGATGTCCATAACAACGGCACGTACGGCGCGCACTTCTGGATCAATGCGCCGCCGGGGCCAGAGCAGCACGCGCACTTCGGTGCGGGCCTGGACTCGTTCGAGATGAACGGCAACGCCGGCCAGTTCGTGATCCTCGTGCCCTCGCGCGACCTCGTGGTCGTGCGCTTCGGCGAGATGAACGCGACTTCGTGGGACGCGCTGCGCAGTGGGCTGCGCGAGCTGATCGAGGCCTTCGCGCCGCTCGGCGCGCCCGCGCGCAGCGGAGGGCACGGCCATTGA
- a CDS encoding efflux RND transporter periplasmic adaptor subunit: MAEQARSVREELSSLKLDRRAPPPKKRRVPRFVWAIALSLLALGGAVLWRLTLGAPTVVSVAYAERSEGGEASAPAAGVVLTGSGYVVTGEKYISIGVRVPGRIDAYLVEESQAVTKGQALVQLDKRDYEAALSRARAARELASANAQLAEIEAKRIRALAQQNVAAQSQLDVKESQLRVAKAQVQQAEAALREAEIALDYTTLRAPRDGVVLAKFKEVGEIAVPGGFAGAGDLIRIADLTDLRAEVDVNEVDLARVKLGQRAEVTPDSFPDSHYDAEVVKLYPQVNRQKGTLKVEVRLLERDDKLRPDSSVRVAFLAPEAAPEAPGAPPAAVITVPRASVQDGAVWVVSESKLRQQRVALGGERADSVVVREGLLGGEAVVVSAEGTLEAGRKVEVAN; encoded by the coding sequence ATGGCAGAGCAGGCGCGGTCCGTACGGGAAGAGCTGAGCTCGCTGAAGCTCGATCGGCGCGCGCCGCCGCCGAAGAAGCGGCGCGTTCCGCGCTTCGTGTGGGCGATCGCGCTCTCGCTGCTCGCGCTCGGCGGAGCGGTGCTATGGCGCCTCACGCTCGGCGCGCCGACCGTCGTGAGTGTCGCGTACGCAGAGCGCAGCGAAGGCGGCGAGGCGAGCGCGCCGGCCGCGGGCGTGGTGCTCACCGGCTCGGGTTACGTCGTCACGGGCGAGAAGTACATCTCGATCGGCGTGCGCGTGCCGGGCCGCATCGACGCGTATCTCGTCGAGGAGTCGCAGGCCGTCACGAAGGGCCAAGCGCTCGTGCAGCTCGACAAGCGCGACTACGAGGCGGCGCTCTCGCGCGCCCGCGCGGCGCGCGAGCTCGCGAGCGCGAACGCGCAGCTCGCTGAGATCGAGGCGAAGCGCATTCGCGCGCTGGCGCAGCAGAACGTCGCGGCGCAGTCGCAGCTCGACGTGAAGGAGAGCCAGCTGCGCGTCGCGAAGGCGCAAGTGCAGCAAGCCGAAGCCGCGCTGCGCGAGGCGGAGATCGCGCTCGACTACACCACGCTGCGCGCGCCGCGGGACGGCGTGGTGCTCGCGAAGTTCAAAGAGGTGGGAGAGATCGCGGTGCCAGGCGGGTTCGCCGGCGCGGGCGACTTGATCCGCATCGCAGATCTCACGGACCTGCGGGCCGAGGTCGACGTCAACGAGGTCGACCTCGCGCGCGTGAAGCTCGGCCAGCGCGCGGAAGTGACGCCCGACTCGTTCCCCGACAGCCACTACGACGCCGAGGTCGTGAAGCTCTATCCCCAGGTGAATCGGCAGAAGGGCACGCTGAAGGTGGAGGTGCGCCTGCTCGAGCGCGACGACAAGCTGCGCCCCGACTCGAGCGTTCGCGTCGCGTTCCTCGCGCCCGAGGCGGCGCCAGAAGCGCCCGGCGCCCCGCCGGCGGCGGTGATCACGGTGCCGCGCGCGTCGGTACAGGACGGCGCCGTGTGGGTCGTGAGCGAAAGCAAGCTGCGCCAGCAGCGCGTCGCGCTCGGGGGTGAGCGCGCCGACTCGGTCGTCGTGCGCGAGGGCCTGCTCGGCGGCGAGGCGGTGGTCGTGAGCGCTGAGGGAACGCTCGAAGCGGGGCGGAAGGTCGAGGTCGCGAACTAA
- a CDS encoding ABC transporter permease, which yields MALPLSYSLRSLFARRLRTSLTVSVIALVVIAVSLILSLASSLRRTLVSSGDPRNLIVMRKGSDNDGNSQLTLQSLQDIRFFDGIARTPAGDPRLSPELVIQPFFTPKSGGRENVLVRGVEPVALSVHDGVKIAEGRMFVPSSGEAVVGRGVAGRYVGAQLGDALEFGRQRWKVVGILESGGSSFESEVWVDARELANDAKRVMPFSSFRLRVADGADMEALARRIGDDPRHALEAKLETDYYAEQAEATTQIYVLVVFVALFAGLGAMLGATNTLYAAVQARVSEIGTLRALGFSRGAILTSFLVESLITAALGFALGGAIAIALAAAISAALGGISWQAETFSTNVIQLRVGPSDLVAAFALSLAIGVLGGYFPARRAAKLRPIEALRKA from the coding sequence ATGGCGCTGCCCCTCTCGTACAGCCTGCGCAGCCTGTTCGCGCGCCGCCTGCGCACGAGCCTGACCGTGAGCGTGATCGCGCTCGTCGTGATCGCGGTGTCGCTGATTCTCAGCCTCGCGAGCAGTCTCCGGCGCACCCTCGTCAGCTCGGGCGACCCGCGCAACCTGATCGTGATGCGCAAGGGCTCGGACAACGACGGGAACTCGCAGCTCACGCTCCAGTCGCTGCAAGACATCCGCTTCTTCGACGGCATCGCGCGCACGCCCGCAGGCGATCCGCGGCTCTCACCGGAGCTCGTGATCCAGCCGTTCTTCACGCCCAAGAGCGGCGGTCGCGAGAACGTCCTCGTGCGCGGCGTCGAGCCCGTCGCGCTCTCGGTTCACGACGGCGTGAAGATCGCCGAGGGCCGCATGTTCGTGCCGTCGAGCGGCGAGGCGGTGGTGGGCCGCGGCGTCGCTGGGCGATACGTCGGCGCGCAGCTCGGCGACGCGCTCGAGTTCGGCCGCCAGCGCTGGAAGGTCGTGGGCATCCTCGAGTCCGGCGGATCGTCCTTCGAGAGCGAAGTGTGGGTGGACGCGCGCGAGCTCGCGAACGACGCGAAGCGCGTGATGCCGTTCTCGAGCTTTCGCCTGCGCGTCGCGGACGGCGCCGACATGGAGGCGCTCGCGCGGCGCATCGGCGACGACCCTCGCCATGCGCTCGAGGCCAAGCTCGAGACCGACTACTACGCGGAGCAAGCGGAGGCCACGACGCAGATCTACGTGCTGGTCGTGTTCGTCGCGCTATTCGCCGGTCTCGGCGCCATGCTCGGCGCGACGAACACGCTGTATGCCGCGGTGCAGGCGCGCGTGTCGGAGATCGGCACGCTGCGCGCGCTCGGCTTTTCGCGCGGCGCGATCCTCACGTCTTTCCTGGTTGAGTCGCTGATCACGGCGGCGCTCGGCTTCGCGCTCGGCGGCGCGATCGCGATCGCACTGGCCGCCGCAATCTCGGCTGCGCTCGGCGGGATCAGCTGGCAGGCAGAGACCTTCTCGACCAACGTGATCCAGCTGCGCGTCGGCCCGAGCGACCTCGTCGCCGCGTTCGCGCTCTCGCTCGCGATCGGCGTGCTCGGCGGGTACTTCCCCGCGCGCCGCGCCGCGAAGCTGCGCCCGATCGAAGCGCTCCGAAAGGCATAA
- a CDS encoding ABC transporter permease, whose product MLKYAPLVWKNLGRNKLRSAITGVAIAFAVAMVCVLRMLPAALDSMLDRMSTGTRISVHNQAGLTYSLPYSYVNKVRAMPGVVDVASYQWFGGVVDEDKGVQFPNFAVDADHVRVVFEDWKIEPQALDDFEKYRDAALVGTMTMQQQGWKVGDLITLKSTILPVEAQLRIVGTIERGPFVWLSREYLEQAMLAQGFSFDTTGTIWARIDDASLVTPLIARIDETFRNSEAETASETEKAFFSNMMSSAQGYVTILLIVAGVVTLCIVFIAANTASMSVRERMGEFAIMKALGFRWRTLFATLVVEAALLSTLAGAAGVLLSIGATNALRSITAGAGGAGPMNAFFVSNAVLVQTLFIAFFIGIVSGAFPAFGASRKPVAQTLREVF is encoded by the coding sequence ATGCTGAAGTACGCACCGCTCGTCTGGAAGAACCTCGGCCGCAACAAGCTGCGCAGCGCGATCACTGGCGTCGCCATCGCCTTCGCGGTCGCCATGGTTTGCGTGCTGCGCATGCTGCCCGCAGCGCTCGACTCGATGCTCGACCGCATGTCGACGGGCACGCGCATCTCCGTGCACAACCAGGCGGGCCTCACCTACTCGCTGCCGTACTCGTACGTGAACAAGGTGCGCGCGATGCCGGGCGTGGTGGACGTCGCGTCCTACCAATGGTTCGGCGGCGTGGTGGACGAGGACAAGGGCGTCCAGTTCCCGAACTTCGCCGTCGACGCCGACCATGTGCGGGTCGTGTTCGAAGACTGGAAGATCGAGCCTCAGGCTCTCGACGACTTCGAGAAATACCGAGACGCGGCGCTGGTCGGCACGATGACGATGCAGCAGCAAGGCTGGAAGGTCGGCGATCTGATCACGCTCAAGAGCACGATCTTACCCGTGGAGGCGCAGCTGCGCATCGTGGGCACGATCGAGCGCGGCCCGTTCGTGTGGCTCTCTCGCGAGTACCTCGAGCAAGCGATGCTCGCGCAGGGCTTCTCGTTCGACACGACGGGCACGATCTGGGCGCGCATCGACGACGCGAGCCTCGTGACACCACTGATCGCACGCATCGACGAGACGTTCCGCAACAGCGAAGCCGAGACTGCGTCCGAAACGGAGAAGGCGTTCTTCTCGAACATGATGAGCAGCGCGCAGGGCTACGTGACGATTCTGCTCATCGTCGCGGGCGTGGTGACGCTCTGCATCGTGTTCATCGCCGCGAACACCGCGAGCATGTCGGTGCGCGAGCGCATGGGCGAGTTCGCGATCATGAAGGCGCTCGGCTTCCGCTGGCGCACGTTGTTCGCGACGCTCGTGGTGGAAGCCGCGCTGCTCTCGACGCTCGCGGGCGCGGCCGGCGTGTTGCTCTCGATCGGCGCAACGAACGCGCTGCGCTCGATCACCGCTGGTGCGGGCGGCGCAGGCCCGATGAACGCGTTCTTCGTGAGCAACGCCGTGCTCGTGCAGACGCTGTTCATCGCGTTCTTCATCGGCATCGTCAGCGGCGCGTTCCCGGCGTTCGGCGCATCGCGCAAGCCCGTGGCGCAAACGCTGCGCGAAGTGTTCTGA
- a CDS encoding ABC transporter ATP-binding protein has protein sequence MLVIEVSNVSRLYKRAADEVHALEKVSLEIPRGQFIALMGPSGSGKSTLLNLVAGLDRPSSGSISVAGQSLDALDEDELARFRAAHVGFVFQFFNLIPVLSAVENVELPLLLTHLSKSERRERALTALRVVGLADRADHLPRQLSGGEQQRVAIARAFVSDPDLIVADEPTGDLDARNAEATLELLRTLRRDFGKTIVMVTHDPRAEKYVDVVHHLDKGVLLESRPGGSAGGAH, from the coding sequence TTGCTCGTGATCGAAGTGTCGAACGTTTCACGCCTCTACAAGCGCGCCGCGGACGAAGTGCATGCGCTCGAGAAGGTGAGCCTCGAGATCCCGCGCGGGCAGTTCATCGCCCTGATGGGGCCGTCGGGATCGGGCAAGTCGACGCTGCTCAATCTCGTCGCCGGCCTCGATCGGCCGAGTAGCGGCAGCATCAGCGTCGCGGGCCAGAGCCTCGACGCGCTCGACGAGGACGAGCTCGCGAGATTCCGTGCCGCGCACGTCGGCTTCGTGTTCCAGTTCTTCAACCTGATCCCCGTGCTGAGCGCGGTCGAGAACGTCGAGCTGCCGCTGCTCCTCACGCACCTCTCGAAGTCGGAGCGGCGCGAGCGTGCGCTGACCGCACTACGCGTGGTCGGCCTCGCCGATCGCGCGGACCATCTGCCGCGCCAGCTCTCGGGCGGCGAGCAGCAGCGCGTCGCGATCGCGCGCGCGTTCGTCTCCGATCCGGATCTGATCGTGGCCGACGAGCCGACCGGCGACCTCGACGCGAGGAACGCCGAGGCCACGCTCGAGTTGTTACGGACGCTGCGCCGCGACTTCGGCAAGACTATCGTGATGGTCACCCACGACCCGCGCGCGGAGAAGTACGTCGACGTGGTGCACCACCTCGACAAGGGCGTGCTGCTCGAGTCGCGACCGGGCGGAAGCGCAGGAGGCGCGCACTGA